TAGCAAGGAGTAGATATGAAACTGGACCGGAGGGGTTTCCTGAAAGCCTCGGCAGGAACTGCGGGAGTCGTTCTGCTTGGTTCGCAGGGTCTTGGCACTGTGGCCAGAGCAGCCTCCTCCGGACAGGACCTTGCCATGTTGGTGGACGTCTCTAAATGCGTCGGTTGCTGGTGGTGCTACGCCGCCTGTAAGAACTACAACAGCCTGACAGAAACCATCAAGCCTGACCCCGAGGATTCCCCCGAGCTTTCTCCTGATTGCTGGACAACTCTATTCCCCCTGAAAAAGGGCGATGACTGGAGCCTCAGAAAGCAGGCCTGCATGCACTGTACCGATGCTGCCTGCGTCGAGGTATGCCCCACCGGAGCCCTGAGCTACAACGAGCTGGGGTTCGTCCAGTATGACCGAGAAAAATGCTCCGGCTGTGGTTACTGTGCCCAGAATTGCCCTTTTGGTATACCCCAGTTGGGGAGTAACCGTATTACCGGTGCCGGCGTCATGGACAAATGCACTTTCTGTATTGACCGGGTCAGCAACGGCCAGCCAACTGCCTGCTCGGAAGCCTGCACCACCGGAGCAATCACGTTTGGCCAGCGTTCGGAGTTACTTGATAATGCCGAGAAACGCGTCACGGAACTGGAGAAACAGAATCCTTCAGCCAATCTATACGGGAAAACCGAACTGGGAGGACTGCACGTAATGTACGTGCTCGATGAAGCCCCCGATACCTACGGTCTGCCGGTTGACCCACAGGTCCCCGCCGCGGCGGAGGTAAGGGGTATTCTGAAGTGGCTTGGTATTGGGGTTACGGTCGCCGCCGCTGCCGGTTTCGGGTTGAACTATCTTATCGCCAGGATGAGAATAGCCCGGGGAGGAGAGAGGGAATGACCGAAGAACGCGTAGTCGAACGTTTCAAGATGCGGACGGTCTGGTTTCACTGGGTACATACCGCCGCCTTCCTGATACTGGCGATCACTGGTGCTATTCTGTTCATTCCAGGACTCGGTGGCATAGCAGCCGGGGGTTGGACCAGAATCCTCCACCGGATATCGGCCATTATCTTCGCAGGCGGACCGATAGTGTACTTCTTCATCAACCCCAGGATGTCGCTGCACTTCATTAAGGAAACTCTTACCTGGGGTAAGAACGACCTGGGATGGGTAAAGGCAGCACCGGACTACTACTTCGGCGGCTCAGAAGATAATATGCCCCCGCAACCGCACGTAAATAC
This genomic window from Dehalococcoidales bacterium contains:
- a CDS encoding 4Fe-4S dicluster domain-containing protein, giving the protein MKLDRRGFLKASAGTAGVVLLGSQGLGTVARAASSGQDLAMLVDVSKCVGCWWCYAACKNYNSLTETIKPDPEDSPELSPDCWTTLFPLKKGDDWSLRKQACMHCTDAACVEVCPTGALSYNELGFVQYDREKCSGCGYCAQNCPFGIPQLGSNRITGAGVMDKCTFCIDRVSNGQPTACSEACTTGAITFGQRSELLDNAEKRVTELEKQNPSANLYGKTELGGLHVMYVLDEAPDTYGLPVDPQVPAAAEVRGILKWLGIGVTVAAAAGFGLNYLIARMRIARGGERE
- a CDS encoding cytochrome b/b6 domain-containing protein, with product MTEERVVERFKMRTVWFHWVHTAAFLILAITGAILFIPGLGGIAAGGWTRILHRISAIIFAGGPIVYFFINPRMSLHFIKETLTWGKNDLGWVKAAPDYYFGGSEDNMPPQPHVNTGQKMWQLVVLGTGVLFALTGLVIWFLRDIVPAGLFQWCIVIHDVAFVVAFVMLLVHIYLGAIHPRMVESFRSILNGKISVTYARNHYGKWYDEIGKKK